In Oxyura jamaicensis isolate SHBP4307 breed ruddy duck chromosome 21, BPBGC_Ojam_1.0, whole genome shotgun sequence, a single genomic region encodes these proteins:
- the MASP2 gene encoding mannan-binding lectin serine protease 2 isoform X2, with product MQIHQKRFLPQGSEESRLRQESNRMRLLLLLAALYSGVTGSIVLQKMYGRITSPDFPNPYPNHKERIWNITVPKGYSIRIYFTHFNLELSYLCEYDYVKLSSGGRTLATLCGKDSTDTEEAPGNKTYLSTDNTLTVVFRSDYSNEKPFTGFEAFYAAEDVDECKQLFDGEPLCNHHCHNYVGGYYCSCRIGYTLHENKRTCTAPCQNHFFTERTGEISSPDYPAPYPPLSTCSYNIQVEDGFLINLEFVETFDVETHPEVLCPYDVLKIKTPKKQFGPFCGKTLPAKIETQTSAVNVTFITDVSGAHAGWKMKYTAAGLPCPSPEAPPHGHIAPVQAQYTQGDRYALSCDIGYVLLENENVVMSFIAECQKNASWNKPMAKCIIVDCGQPEEMDNGAFTYLTGPENTTYNAEIQYHCEPPFYIMRANSNGKYICSDDGFWKNSKGEITLPVCEPVCGMRRSGTVERIYGGRRAKPGEFPCIVDSCRTAALSTSI from the exons ATGCAAATACATCAGAAGAGGTTCCTGCCCCAGGGCTCGGAGGAGAGCAGGCTCAGGCAGGAGAGCAACAGGATGAG GCTGCTTCTCTTGCTAGCTGCGCTTTACAGTGGAGTAACCGGCAGCATCGTGCTGCAGAAAATGTACGGGAGGATCACATCTCCTGACTTCCCAAATCCCTACCCCAATCACAAGGAGAGAATCTGGAATATTACCGTCCCCAAGGGATATTCCATCCGCATCTACTTCACCCACTTCAACCTGGAGCTGTCCTACCTGTGTGAATACGATTATGTGAAG CTGAGCTCTGGTGGGAGGACCTTGGCTACGCTGTGTGGAAAGGACAGCACAGACACTGAGGAGGCTCCGGGCAACAAGACATACCTCTCCACTGATAACACCCTCACGGTGGTGTTTCGGTCCGACTACTCCAATGAGAAGCCTTTCACAGGCTTTGAGGCCTTCTATGCTGCTGAAG ATGTTGATGAGTGCAAACAGCTGTTTGATGGTGAACCACTCTGCAATCATCACTGTCACAACTACGTGGGGGGCTACTATTGCAGCTGTCGGATCGGCTACACActgcatgaaaacaaaaggacGTGCACAG cccCATGTCAGAACcatttttttactgaaagaacCGGAGAAATCTCCAGCCCTGACTATCCGGCACCTTATCCCCCACTCAGCACCTGCAGCTACAACATCCAGGTAGAAGATGGCTTCCTGATCAATCTGGAATTCGTGGAGACCTTTGATGTGGAGACACACCCAGAGGTGTTGTGCCCCTATGATGTCCTTAAG ATTAAAACACCCAAAAAGCAATTTGGCCCATTCTGTGGGAAGACTTTGCCTGCAAAAATTGAGACACAAACTAGTGCTGTGAATGTTACTTTCATAACCGATGTCTCAGGAGCACATGCTGGATGGAAGATGAAGTACACGGCAGCAG GTTTGCCGTGCCCCAGTCCTGAAGCACCACCTCATGGTCACATAGCACCAGTGCAAGCGCAGTACACTCAGGGCGACCGCTACGCTCTCTCTTGTGACATCGGATACGTGCTGCTTGAA AATGAAAATGTTGTGATGTCTTTTATAGCGGAATGTCAAAAGAATGCTTCTTGGAACAAACCAATGGCAAAGTGCATCA TTGTTGACTGTGGTCAGCCTGAGGAGATGGACAACGGTGCCTTCACATACCTTACAGGGCCTGAGAATACCACCTACAATGCTGAAATTCAGTACCACTGTGAACCCCCCTTCTACATCATGAGGGCTAACAGTAACG GTAAATATATATGCAGTGACGATGGATTCTGGAAGAACTCCAAAGGAGAAATAACACTGCCCGTCTGTGAACCAG
- the MASP2 gene encoding mannan-binding lectin serine protease 2 isoform X3 has product MQIHQKRFLPQGSEESRLRQESNRMRLLLLLAALYSGVTGSIVLQKMYGRITSPDFPNPYPNHKERIWNITVPKGYSIRIYFTHFNLELSYLCEYDYVKLSSGGRTLATLCGKDSTDTEEAPGNKTYLSTDNTLTVVFRSDYSNEKPFTGFEAFYAAEDVDECKQLFDGEPLCNHHCHNYVGGYYCSCRIGYTLHENKRTCTA; this is encoded by the exons ATGCAAATACATCAGAAGAGGTTCCTGCCCCAGGGCTCGGAGGAGAGCAGGCTCAGGCAGGAGAGCAACAGGATGAG GCTGCTTCTCTTGCTAGCTGCGCTTTACAGTGGAGTAACCGGCAGCATCGTGCTGCAGAAAATGTACGGGAGGATCACATCTCCTGACTTCCCAAATCCCTACCCCAATCACAAGGAGAGAATCTGGAATATTACCGTCCCCAAGGGATATTCCATCCGCATCTACTTCACCCACTTCAACCTGGAGCTGTCCTACCTGTGTGAATACGATTATGTGAAG CTGAGCTCTGGTGGGAGGACCTTGGCTACGCTGTGTGGAAAGGACAGCACAGACACTGAGGAGGCTCCGGGCAACAAGACATACCTCTCCACTGATAACACCCTCACGGTGGTGTTTCGGTCCGACTACTCCAATGAGAAGCCTTTCACAGGCTTTGAGGCCTTCTATGCTGCTGAAG ATGTTGATGAGTGCAAACAGCTGTTTGATGGTGAACCACTCTGCAATCATCACTGTCACAACTACGTGGGGGGCTACTATTGCAGCTGTCGGATCGGCTACACActgcatgaaaacaaaaggacGTGCACAG CGTGA